The following is a genomic window from Antechinus flavipes isolate AdamAnt ecotype Samford, QLD, Australia chromosome 3, AdamAnt_v2, whole genome shotgun sequence.
TGTAAGGGGATAGAAAGCAGTAGAAGATGAATGTTAATGAATTGATAGTTGTAAACTCTAGCACTGGATTAATTATTTGTACTGAGAAGTGATATTTCCGTATCTGTATAAAtgtattctatatatgtataaatactgAACGTATTTAAAAGAGCTTTCATTAGATGTCTTTGTGTTGTGGAGATGAGATGCAAGCTCCTATTACCACATTTGAAAAGTAAAGGCTTCTGTCTTTCAACAACTGATCTGAACTAAGTAGAGAAAGGCTTCTTACCAAGTTGTCCCTAATGTGATGTCTGTTTTGGCCAtaggaaaaaaagacatcatAAACAAGATTCTTATTTACATTGGTGGAGAAAAAATGTTTACactaatatttctttaaaacttaaaGCAGGGAAAATTAAATgcgtttttctttctccttgtagGCACAAAGTGTGACAACAGAGCCATTTACTGGTAAGAAATTTTAGTAATATAGTCTGGAAAGGTCTTAAGAGCAAAAAACTTTGCCTATAtcgaagaaattttaaaatgactgattcagaattctttttcagCAGAGCTGAAGAACATATTGGCACAtagtggaaaaagaaaggggattGATGCTGGTCCTGATGGATCAGCTTGCAAAAGGCCAGCTGTATCTTTGCACACGCAGTTTTTGGTAAGTTATTTCATATCATCTGTGAAACAAGTTACCTATTAGCTGTATACTTTGGACCAGTTTCAGatatgataattttcttttttccagacacCACCTCAAACTCCAACTCCTGTGGATAGCATGGAAGATGTTCATATTAATGAACCTAAACAGAGCAACAATTCTGATCTGCTTCAGAAcattatgaatattaaaaatgaatccaATCCTGTTTCTTTGAATACAGTCCAGTTTAGCTGGATGAGTCCAGTGGTTCTCAATCAGAACTCCCCTAGAGAGCAGTATCAGGATTTCCATGGAGGGCAGACTCTCAATCCACCACAGAAATACCAATCATTCCAAGTGAGCAGTTCTCCACAAATGATGGATCAATCTCAGATATATCAGTTTTCTTCACCACAGAACCAGGATTTGCAACAGCCCTATAGTCACATTTCGGTCCCAGAATGTAGTCCATATGCTGGAAAACCTTCTCCTAACTATGAACCAAACTTATTTGATGGGCAAGAAATGCTGTTCTGCTCAAGCCAAAGCTTTGCATCTCTCCTAAATAGTCCTGGGGAACCGGAGAATATTGCTCTTCCCATTCAGACTTCACCCAGtgctcagcagcagcagcaacaacagcagcaacaacagcagcagcaacaacagcagcatAGACACTCAAATGAGATTAACATCCAGAATTTTAACCTGGGGCCGAGCAATGCCTGTGATGTCCTGAGTGGGCAGGATCTAGGTTTAACACCTTTAAATGTTTCCATGCCACTCCAGAATGTGGCTGGAAATTCAATGAACACTACACAGTTAGGAAAGTCCTTTTTTCAGTGGCAGGTAGAACAGGAAGAAAACAAACTGGCTAATCTTTCCCAGGACCACTTTCTTTCCAAGGATGCAGATGGAGATACGTGAGTATagcttattttacataattagtTTTGGCAATAATGACTAAATATAATAATTTGGAATAGGAAGCCCAGACTTCTTTAAATGTATTTGCTGTAATAggatgctgtttgagtggtctagagATTAGTGGCTATAAGAAAGTTATTAAGAATCCCTTTAAATCGGCtacaggttttaggagtgaaagaattcactcattccagAATACTAATtgcaaaataaaagtttattgttagatagaaatcagtttacccagAGACTGACTTTTGTAGTGgtagatctatggaaaatggagttttgcactgagaatgcagttctcagtgcaGAGAAGGTCCTGGCAGTAAAGGGAGCTACCAAGGAgctaccaaggtccatctgcaaaagaccttcgAAGATGGAAGCTATTATATTGGGTCTTGGTGGGGGGTTGGGACAGCCAGAGCAGAGCAGAACCAgttggggctgggacagcccaagtaaGTCAGAGATAGTGGGGGCTGAGACAGCCCAGATtctctattggaattcaaagctGTGCTTTTTGActaggatttgtaattgaatcaaagtcCCTGGCTTCCTGGAAAGATCTTATCTAGGGATTACAGAGCAATAGGAAATGccgtttcttaaagggaccacaacctgcttcattTAGCTCCCAATAATCTTAAAGTAAAACTGCCACTGGAGAGATAGTTGCCCTTGAAGATCATATGaccttctttaaaataattacaatattggTGTGTTCTGTggattgttatatatttaaaaggctaGCACAGACTTtatctaaaaagcaaaaaagcaaacagaTTGTGTGTCCCATGGATTATTTGCTTTAGTCGGGTATTAGTAAAATTTCTGAAGGGATTATGCATATATACTGTGCTTTAGATAAGTTGTGTCTGTCCATTACAAAGTAAGGGGGCAGAAAGATGAGGACCTAAagaaatttattctctttttttttctctgcctatTCTCCAGGTTGCTTCACATTGCAGTTGCCCAGGGACGAAGGGCCCTGTCTTATGTTCTTGCAAGGAAGATGAGTGCTCTTCAGATGTTAGATATTAAAGAACACAATGGCCAGGTGAGGTTCTTGCCAGGTGTCTGAAAAAGACATTGGGCTCCTGGTGGGGGGGAGATCTTTGGGTTTAAATGCAGAACATGGTCTCTGAGCATTTACTTTATATACCCAGGACCCAGCAAGGACATTAGCCTAGGTTTTGAATAATTGCTAAGACTTAATTAGGCTAAAGAGAAGCTGTAGAGCAGTAAAACTAGTACTTCCTTGTCTTTATACACATTGTTTATTAATCAGCAAACACCTGCTAAACACCTACTGTACGtgaaatacaatgacaaaaatgcaATCATTCCTGCCCCCAGGAGCTTGttagtagggttttttttttttttggacaggtgGGGAGAGGCCTCTTATTTCAAGCCATATTTCCTGTTAAAGTAATTGcatgagaaaaacaaacattgacattttttttccctctctgactACAGAGTGCCTTTCAGGTAGCAGTTGCTGCCAATCAGCATCTCATTGTGCAAGATCTTGTCAAC
Proteins encoded in this region:
- the NFKBIZ gene encoding NF-kappa-B inhibitor zeta isoform X2 yields the protein MIVDKLQEDGRGGEGLLDGAAGEGGLMTSPLNLAYFYGGSPPSAAMGASDASFSSSGHSTPGSPGSDSSDFSSSSSVSSASSCSAPGESRTRGGPRADRVPGEHHMAGGRQQRGPFQGVRVRNSVKELLLHIRNNKQKSSAPAVEDFKAQSVTTEPFTELKNILAHSGKRKGIDAGPDGSACKRPAVSLHTQFLTPPQTPTPVDSMEDVHINEPKQSNNSDLLQNIMNIKNESNPVSLNTVQFSWMSPVVLNQNSPREQYQDFHGGQTLNPPQKYQSFQVSSSPQMMDQSQIYQFSSPQNQDLQQPYSHISVPECSPYAGKPSPNYEPNLFDGQEMLFCSSQSFASLLNSPGEPENIALPIQTSPSAQQQQQQQQQQQQQQQQQHRHSNEINIQNFNLGPSNACDVLSGQDLGLTPLNVSMPLQNVAGNSMNTTQLGKSFFQWQVEQEENKLANLSQDHFLSKDADGDTLLHIAVAQGRRALSYVLARKMSALQMLDIKEHNGQSAFQVAVAANQHLIVQDLVNLGAQVNTTDCWGRTPLHVCAEKGHSQVLQAIQKGAICSNQFIDLEATNYDGLTALHCAVVAHNAVVHELQRNQQHHSPEVQELLLKNKSLVDTIKCLIQMGATVEAKDRKSGRTALHLAAEEANLELIRLFLELPSCLSFVNAKAYNGNTALHVAASLQYRVTQLDAVRLLMRKGADPSTRNLENEQPVHLVPDGPVGEQIRRILKGKSVQQRAPPY
- the NFKBIZ gene encoding NF-kappa-B inhibitor zeta isoform X1; translated protein: MIVDKLQEDGRGGEGLLDGAAGEGGLMTSPLNLAYFYGGSPPSAAMGASDASFSSSGHSTPGSPGSDSSDFSSSSSVSSASSCSAPGESRTRGGPRADRVPGEHHMAGGRQQRGPFQGVRVRNSVKELLLHIRNNKQKSSAPAVEDFKAQSVTTEPFTAELKNILAHSGKRKGIDAGPDGSACKRPAVSLHTQFLTPPQTPTPVDSMEDVHINEPKQSNNSDLLQNIMNIKNESNPVSLNTVQFSWMSPVVLNQNSPREQYQDFHGGQTLNPPQKYQSFQVSSSPQMMDQSQIYQFSSPQNQDLQQPYSHISVPECSPYAGKPSPNYEPNLFDGQEMLFCSSQSFASLLNSPGEPENIALPIQTSPSAQQQQQQQQQQQQQQQQQHRHSNEINIQNFNLGPSNACDVLSGQDLGLTPLNVSMPLQNVAGNSMNTTQLGKSFFQWQVEQEENKLANLSQDHFLSKDADGDTLLHIAVAQGRRALSYVLARKMSALQMLDIKEHNGQSAFQVAVAANQHLIVQDLVNLGAQVNTTDCWGRTPLHVCAEKGHSQVLQAIQKGAICSNQFIDLEATNYDGLTALHCAVVAHNAVVHELQRNQQHHSPEVQELLLKNKSLVDTIKCLIQMGATVEAKDRKSGRTALHLAAEEANLELIRLFLELPSCLSFVNAKAYNGNTALHVAASLQYRVTQLDAVRLLMRKGADPSTRNLENEQPVHLVPDGPVGEQIRRILKGKSVQQRAPPY